A stretch of Candidatus Dadabacteria bacterium DNA encodes these proteins:
- a CDS encoding FtsQ-type POTRA domain-containing protein, producing the protein MNMLTKGISAVFFFSVCSIALFAIEPTEHLTVKEVVITGNSKISSSEIIKRSGIRAGSTSMLFPTSKAKREILENPWVSEVRVKKFLHGKIRIEIYENDPFCIVAQEGAKPHYIDVTGRRLGIAEPPQGLDFPVISSKKEISPGLMLQAIEILNLSKSSPALGWSEISEIVVEENFGIKLLTLDRRFVTFGKNNMKSKWHKVERIIDHSRKNNLVEKDIDISSGDVGVIGYDS; encoded by the coding sequence ATGAACATGCTGACAAAGGGAATATCGGCGGTCTTTTTCTTCTCAGTCTGCTCTATTGCTCTTTTCGCAATAGAGCCGACTGAGCATCTTACCGTAAAGGAGGTTGTCATCACGGGAAACAGCAAGATAAGTTCCTCGGAAATCATAAAACGCTCCGGAATAAGAGCCGGCTCAACATCCATGCTGTTTCCCACTTCTAAAGCAAAGCGGGAAATCCTTGAGAATCCATGGGTAAGCGAGGTGCGGGTGAAGAAGTTTCTTCATGGAAAAATAAGAATTGAGATCTACGAAAACGACCCCTTCTGCATAGTGGCCCAGGAGGGAGCTAAGCCACACTACATAGACGTAACGGGAAGACGGCTAGGCATAGCAGAACCGCCGCAAGGTCTTGATTTTCCGGTTATCTCAAGCAAGAAGGAAATCAGTCCGGGTCTCATGCTCCAGGCAATCGAGATTCTCAACCTCTCCAAGTCAAGTCCGGCTCTTGGCTGGTCGGAAATTTCAGAGATAGTAGTGGAAGAAAACTTCGGCATCAAGCTCTTAACCCTTGACCGTAGGTTCGTAACCTTCGGGAAGAACAACATGAAAAGCAAGTGGCACAAAGTTGAGAGGATAATAGATCACTCGCGCAAGAATAATCTGGTGGAAAAAGATATAGACATAAGTTCGGGCGACGTAGGCGTAATAGGCTACGATTCCTAA
- the murB gene encoding UDP-N-acetylmuramate dehydrogenase has translation MNNSTQSSDLEILVNYPMRKYLYIKVGGEAKRLVYPQNMKSFLELLRHCHESGEKVTVLGAGSNTIITEQGIDGVVISTRKLKEVRIDGTRVEAECGAMLSSIMNRSIRLGLTGFEFAAGIPGTVGGSIYMNAGANGGEIKDAVKKVYVWHEGEEKELSREKINFEYRKSNLPEGAIVTKAVFELREGDRKKSEENVRQYLAYRNRTQPVKMANTGSVFKNPPTVSAGELLEGLGFKGLCVGGAKFSEIHANFIVNFNRAKADDIITLIEKAREAAFEERNITLEPEVEIMGKEARAT, from the coding sequence ATGAACAACTCAACTCAAAGCAGCGACCTTGAAATACTGGTCAACTACCCAATGAGGAAATACCTGTACATAAAAGTCGGGGGAGAGGCGAAACGCCTCGTGTATCCACAGAACATGAAAAGTTTCCTTGAACTGCTAAGACACTGCCACGAGTCGGGGGAGAAAGTCACCGTGCTCGGAGCCGGTTCCAACACCATAATAACCGAGCAGGGAATAGACGGCGTAGTCATAAGCACGAGGAAGCTGAAGGAAGTACGCATAGACGGAACACGCGTCGAAGCCGAATGCGGTGCAATGCTCTCATCCATAATGAACAGATCGATCCGCCTCGGACTCACAGGGTTTGAGTTCGCCGCCGGTATACCTGGAACGGTCGGAGGAAGCATATACATGAACGCCGGCGCAAACGGGGGAGAGATAAAGGACGCGGTAAAAAAAGTTTACGTATGGCACGAGGGCGAGGAAAAAGAACTGTCAAGAGAAAAGATAAATTTCGAGTACAGGAAAAGCAACCTACCTGAAGGCGCCATAGTCACGAAAGCCGTGTTCGAACTGCGCGAGGGAGACAGGAAGAAAAGCGAAGAGAACGTGAGACAGTATCTCGCTTACAGAAACAGGACCCAGCCCGTAAAAATGGCCAACACGGGTTCGGTCTTCAAGAACCCGCCCACGGTCAGTGCGGGAGAACTGCTCGAGGGGCTGGGATTCAAGGGGCTTTGCGTCGGCGGAGCCAAGTTCTCGGAAATCCACGCAAACTTCATCGTGAACTTCAACAGGGCAAAAGCCGACGATATCATCACGCTCATCGAGAAAGCGAGGGAAGCCGCGTTTGAAGAACGGAACATAACTCTTGAGCCCGAAGTCGAAATAATGGGCAAGGAAGCAAGAGCCACATGA
- the murC gene encoding UDP-N-acetylmuramate--L-alanine ligase, whose amino-acid sequence MYGKIKKVHFIGIGGIGMSGIAEVLINMGLEVSGSDLAETQITRRLASLGAVVHTGHSSENIKGSEVVVYSSAIRKDNPEMIAAAAARVPLIPRAEMLAELMRLKFGIAVAGSHGKTTTSSMIASVLSHCGADPTIVVGGKLRTIDSNAHLGTGRFMVVEADESDGSFEKLSPVVTVLTNIDKEHLDYYGDMKALELAFSNFLHKIPFYGLAVTCADCPRTAKISREFNKKILTYGINSPADLMAENIRFSKLRTSFEVTYGGYLLGEVDLSTLGAHNALNSLAAIAVGMEFGFSFEKIKEGLATFEGTERRLQLKSEKKGVKIVDDYGHHPSELEVTIEALKAAFSQEPILLFQPHRFSRTKLLYNDFVRVLGKIKHLYVLDIYPAGEKPVKGITSEKLVEDIKKAGNANARHVDDPDAFVNRMANELKKGDILLTSGAGNVWKYGDRIAERIV is encoded by the coding sequence ATGTACGGCAAGATAAAGAAAGTTCATTTCATCGGTATAGGCGGCATAGGAATGAGCGGCATAGCCGAAGTACTGATCAACATGGGTCTTGAGGTAAGCGGTTCCGATCTCGCGGAAACCCAGATAACCCGACGGCTAGCTTCCTTGGGAGCCGTCGTTCACACGGGCCACAGCTCGGAGAACATCAAGGGAAGCGAGGTGGTCGTATACTCTTCGGCCATCAGGAAAGACAATCCCGAGATGATTGCCGCCGCCGCGGCCAGGGTTCCCCTCATACCCAGGGCGGAAATGCTCGCAGAACTGATGAGACTCAAGTTCGGCATCGCAGTAGCCGGAAGCCACGGAAAAACCACCACGTCCTCCATGATAGCGTCGGTGCTTTCCCACTGCGGTGCCGATCCAACCATAGTGGTAGGAGGAAAGCTGCGGACCATAGACTCAAACGCCCACCTTGGAACCGGACGTTTCATGGTAGTGGAAGCCGATGAGAGCGACGGATCATTCGAAAAACTCTCTCCGGTCGTCACGGTGCTCACAAATATCGACAAAGAGCACCTTGATTACTACGGAGACATGAAGGCCCTCGAGCTTGCCTTCTCCAACTTCCTGCACAAAATTCCCTTCTACGGACTCGCGGTAACATGCGCCGACTGTCCGAGAACCGCAAAGATAAGCAGGGAATTCAACAAAAAAATACTTACTTACGGAATAAACAGCCCCGCGGATCTAATGGCCGAGAACATACGCTTTTCCAAGCTGCGGACATCGTTTGAAGTAACATACGGAGGTTATCTGCTCGGAGAGGTGGATCTCAGCACTCTGGGAGCTCATAACGCCCTAAATTCCCTAGCCGCAATAGCCGTGGGAATGGAATTCGGCTTCAGTTTCGAGAAGATAAAAGAGGGTCTTGCAACCTTTGAGGGCACGGAAAGAAGACTGCAGTTGAAAAGTGAGAAGAAAGGTGTAAAGATAGTAGACGATTACGGGCATCACCCGAGTGAGCTGGAAGTCACTATAGAAGCTCTTAAGGCAGCGTTTTCCCAAGAACCGATTCTTCTCTTCCAGCCCCACAGATTTTCTAGGACAAAGCTTCTTTACAACGACTTTGTCAGGGTTTTAGGAAAAATAAAACACCTATACGTTCTTGATATATATCCCGCCGGGGAGAAACCGGTGAAGGGAATAACTTCAGAAAAGCTAGTCGAAGACATAAAGAAAGCGGGCAATGCGAACGCACGTCACGTGGATGACCCCGATGCTTTCGTGAACCGTATGGCAAACGAGCTCAAAAAAGGGGATATCCTGCTTACCTCGGGCGCCGGGAACGTCTGGAAGTACGGGGACAGGATCGCAGAACGGATCGTATGA